ATTATTTGGCGTAACCTCATTTTTATTTAGTATATACGTAGTACGTTTTGCACAATATAATGAGCTTTATGGCTCTATTGGCACACTACTTGTATTAATGTTATACCTGTGGATTAACTGCTTTATTTTACTTTTAGGTTTCGAATTAAACGCATTAATTCATAAATTGAAACGAAAAAATTTATATATTTAACAGAATCAAAAACATTTTATTATGAAAAAATACTTTCTAACACTACTATTGGTTTTTACCGCTGGAATACTCTCTGCCGCTGCGCAAGGGGTTACAGGAAAATGGAAAACTATTGATGATGAAACAGGTGAAGCAAAATCTATTGTAGAGATTTACGAGAAAGATGGCAAAATATACGGTAAGGTAGTCGAGATACTAAATCCTGCTAAAAGAGAGGCAAAATGTACCAAATGTAAAGGTGCCGATAAAAACAAACCTATTCTTGGACTTGTTATTATAAAAGGACTTGAGAAAGATGGTGATGAGTATACCGATGGCGATATACTAGACCCTAACAAAGGAAAACTATACAGTTGTACCATAAAACTAGATGGCAAAGATAAACTTGATGTTAGAGGTTATTTAGGTTTCTCGTTTATAGGGCGAAGCCAAACTTGGATACGCGTATAATAAACAGTATAAACTTATATACAAAAAACACTTCTGTAATTATGAGGTGTTTTTTTTATGCTTTTTGCAGCCTATATTTGTAATAAATACTACTGTATGCCCTATTTTGTAGAAGTAATACTACCACTAGCCTTACCCAAGCCATTTACATACGCCATTACACAAACTGAATTTAACTATATACAGCCTGGTATGCGTATTGCCGTGCCTTTTGGACGTAGTAAAATTTATACTGCTTTGGCTACAGGGCTGCATCAAAATCCACCAGAGCTATACGAAGCCAAAGAAATACACCAAATACTAGACGAAAAACCAATAGTAACCGAAATACAGTTAAAACATTGGCATTGGATAGCAGGGTATTACATGTGCAGTATTGGCGATGTATACAGATCAGCAATGCCATCAGGGTATATTTTAGAAAGCGAAACCATAATAACGCCTGTAAAAGAGTATAAT
The Flavobacterium litorale genome window above contains:
- a CDS encoding DUF2147 domain-containing protein — its product is MKKYFLTLLLVFTAGILSAAAQGVTGKWKTIDDETGEAKSIVEIYEKDGKIYGKVVEILNPAKREAKCTKCKGADKNKPILGLVIIKGLEKDGDEYTDGDILDPNKGKLYSCTIKLDGKDKLDVRGYLGFSFIGRSQTWIRV